The following is a genomic window from Acidobacteriota bacterium.
TTGAAAAAACGAACCGGAAACGAACCTAAAATGAAGCGAGCTATGTTGCTGAAAACACGTGATGGCGAAAATCTGAAGAGGTGAAGTCTTTGCCCGCCGAGATGGCTAGCACACTTGCCCAACGCGGGGTGCAGCGACGCCACTTTCTTGGCCAGCATCCAAACGAACTGCGAGCGTCCCCTGCAACGTAAAAGGGTCCCCTGCCTATGACTTCCGCGTGGGCAGGTGGCTTAAGTGAGGCTGGATGTGACCGGATTCCAGCGCGGGCTTCAGTCGAGCAACCTCAGCCTACCACACTGCGGCTACAAGACCTTTGACCGTGTTTGCGACCGTCGGCAATCCGGAAGCAACCTGGGAAGCGAATATCGCCCCGGCAATGAAGAGTGTCAACACGACCCATAAACCGAGGCCTCGAGGCTTCTTGTCCCACCACTTTTTCTTAACAGGCGGGTCGGGAGCTCCATGAATGAAGATCAGACCACCTGATTTTTCCAACCGGATCGCCATTTTCCCCTCCCCATTGGCGCATCTGAACTATCTGGAATCAATGAATTTTCCGAGGGCATGTTGCTTCCTCCGCTGGACCCGCTCGCTGGCTCCTCTTCGCGCCGCGGGATTGCTTGGCCCTGGCTTCAGATATCGCCCCGCTTGGTGCATACGACAGGACTGAGAGAGGCAGGACACGGAGATGGTATCCCTCAAAAAATCCTGGACTCGCCCTCGTGGCGAAATATCATTCTCTCCTCGGAATATCTAATGGTAATGTTTGTGCTCAGGAATTCAATCCAGAGGAAACAGGAACAGCGTAACCGCAAACACCTGAATAGAGTTTGAGGTAATCACCTGAACAGATCATCACAACTGTCTCGCGCTTCCAGGCTGAATTGGGCCGTGGGCGACGGGCTGACCGGCGGAACGCCATGGCATCAAATGGATCTTGCATCGCGAGGCGTGGAGCAGCTTCCACATCCACCCGGCTACCGCAAGAACAACAAAAGGATAGGCGAGCATTCTGATTGTCAGGCCCGATCGTCAAAGCAAGGGGTGGCCCATTGAGGCGGCAGGAGTTATAATGCAACACACTGCCCCGGTGGGATGCGTGCACGCGTGGCCTGCGGGACTATCAATGAGCCTGATTCGCAAAGAAATCGAGCAACATTATTCGGAAGTGCAGGAGTCGGAGCGGCTATCGTCAGGTGTTGGCGAGCTGGAACGGCTTCGCACTGAAGAGATTTTGGCAGCGCACCTTCCGCCGCCGCCGGCCGTAATCTACGATGTGGGCGGAGCGGCCGGGGTCTACGCTTTCCCGCTGGCGAAACGGGGATATACGGTCCACTTGGTTGATCCTGTGGATTTGCACCTGGAACAGGCGCGCGCACTGGCTTCATCTTCAGGCGTGGCGCTGGCGTCAATCAATTTGGGCGATGCTCTGCTGCTGGGCGCGCCCGCCCTGACGGCCGACGCCGTTCTCCTCTTTGGACCTCTCTATCATCTCGTCGACAGGTCGGAGCGGATCGAGGCTCTTCGCGAAGCATTCCGCATCCTCAAGCCCGGCGGGGTTATGTTCGCCGCCGCAATCTCCCGCTTTGCCTCTCTCATCGACGGGTCGGTGGAGGGCTTTCTCCAGGACCCGGAATTTCGAGAGATCGTTGCGGCAGACCTTGCGTCCGGCCAGCATCGCAACCCGACGGGCAATCCTGCCTATTTCACAACTTCGTACTTCCACCGCCCCGAAGAATTGGAAACGGAAGTCGCGGAAGCGGGCTTTCAAAACGCACGAGCGCTCGCTGTGGAAGGTCCCGTGTGGAGCGCTGCTCGATTCAATAAGGCGTGGAAAGACGAAACCCAGCGCAAGACCCTTTTGGAGTTCCTGGCGATCGTTGAACAGGAGCCCTCGATACGAGGAGCCAGCGCCCACCTCGTTGCCGTTGCCGAGCGGCCAAAATTGCGGGGACCGGAGTAGTGGCTCACTCCACGGCACATGGCTTATACGCCATCCTGATTGTGATCGCAACGGCAAACACAAGTTGAAAGAAATCTGCCCATGAAGCTGAACGTGTCATTGCTGGCTGGGTCGCTCATCGGCGCGAGCATTGCGTCAACCGTCCGGCAGGAACCTGCCAGGCGGGATGGTCCCTCCGCCGGCCATTGCATTTTCCGGCTTTCGCGCGGGGCGGGCAGGCACGGCTGGACGCAATAGCGTTCAGACAACTCTTTGTGTAGAATAACGACCGGGCAGTAGTTCCGTATCTACTAACCTTGCCTCTGGCGACCCCCTGATCGTCGGGGCATAGCGGGCGGCCTCACTGTACCAACGAGAACTCCGTGAAGGTGGCGGAGCGAACAATGGAAGCTCTTTTAAACTTTCTCTGGCTGGTGATTGCGCTCTGCGCTTTTGTCCGGTGGGGACGGCAAACGGTCCGTCCCGCCCGCAAGGCGCACCCTTTAAGCCGGACTTTCGCGCCCCTGGTGGCGCTTGCCTGCGCGCTTGCCGTCCTCTTTCCAGCCATTTCGGCAACAGACGATTTGCACCCTGCATTGTTTTTAGCCGAAGATGTTTCGACATCGCGCCGCAACATCGCGCCGTCGGGAGGCTGCCACGGACACTCGAATTATGGGGTGATGGCATCTCCTCCCGCTCTGGCCTCAACATCATTCCTGCCAGTTAACTACCGTGACGTTCTTGAGATACTGCATTTCACAGAAGCCGTTCATCCGGTTCGCGCCCTGCCACGGGCCGCTTTGCAACGGGCTCCTCCCCTTAGCTAAGACATCAATCACACCTTTGCGGGTTCGATATGGCCAGGGTATCGCTCTGGCTTTTAGAGGCCTGCGTGTAAGCCCATTTCAAACTTAAAGAGGGCATGGACCGTGAGGCATACGGCTCTGTTTATTATTCTGGCACTTTCTATAGGACTGGCTGGGTGTTCCAGCGACACACCGCAGCAACACACCCGCGCGGAAAGCGACGCTCCGCCGGGCAACCAGTTCATCCTCCCGCCGAATTCTCAAGGCGTGGTGACTGCGGTCGTCAAGCCGGGAACGTTGCCGGAGTACCTGGAAATCCCGGCGCACATTGCGCCGGACCCCACTCGTGTGGTCCGTGTCTACTCGCCTGTGGGAGGCCGGCTGGTCGCATTCAAAGTGACCCCTGGCGCGTGGGTAAATAAAGGTGAAACGCTCGCCATTCTCGACAGCAGTGATGTGTCAACGGATGTGGCGGCTTTTACCAAGGCAAAGGCCGATCTGGAATTGAAACGAACGGCGCTCGAACGCGCCTCAGATTTATACGGGCACAAGGCCATAGCGCTCAAGGACCTCCAACAGGCCCAGGCGGATTTTGCCATGTCCCAGGCCGAACTTCAAAACGCGCAGCGGCAGTTGAGGATTCTGGGCGTCAATCCAGATTCCAACTCTGGTCAGGTCCGGGTGGCCGCGCCGCGCTCCGGAGTGGTTCTCGAGATTAGTGCGACTGCCGGAGAATACTCCAAATCCCTGGATTCCTCTCAACCCCTATGCGTTCTCGCAGACTTGGGGACCGTCTGGGTGGTTGGCGATCTGCTGGAAAAGGATCTCTCCTATGTCAAGACCGGCGATCCCGCCACGCTGACGCTTGTGGCATATCCAGAAAAAACCTGGCGGGGGCGTGTCAGCTTGATTTCGAGCACAGTCGATCCCATCACCCGGACGCTGCATCTGCGGGTGGCACTGAAGAATGAGGGCGGCAGGCTGCGCCCGGATATGTTCGGCACACTGAAACTGCTGCGTTCCACCCATGTTGGCTTTGCCGTTCCCGCGACGGCTGTGGTCCGCGAAGGAGATTCAAATTACATCTACGTGCAGCAGGCACCTGGCCGCTATGCACCCCAGGCTGTGACGTTGGGCGGGCCGACTGGAGATGGCCAGGTGGAAATTCTTTCGGGCCTCAAGCCATCCGAAACCATCGTGATAGAAGGAGCGGTCCTGCTCCGGACTGCAACGCCATAGATGCATACCTTGGTTCGCAACCTTCTTCGTTATCGCGCACTGGTCCTTTTAGGATTGGCCGCCTGGCTTGCTGCTGGCGCCTATTTCCTGCTGAGGCTGGACATCGAGGCGTACCCGGACCCTACTCCGCCTCTCGTCGAATTCATCACGCAAAACCCCTCCTGGTCCGCCGAAGAGATGGAGCAGCAGGTCACCATTCCGATTGAGACGGCGCTGTTCGGTATTCCTCACCTGCTGTACGTGCGCTCCATCAGCCTTTTTGGACTGAGCGATGTGAAGCTTTACTTCAGCTATGGCACAGACTTTTTCCGGGACCGGCAGGAAGCTTTTGACCGCCTGCAAGGGTTGACCCTTCCCGATAATTTGTCTCCCCAATGGTCACCATGGTCGCCCGTCGGTGAGATTTATCGCTATTTCCTCGATGGGCCTGGTTATTCCCTCAACGAGCTGACGGCAACGCAGGACTGGTACGTGCGCCGGCAACTCAAGCAGGTTCCGGGAATTATCGATGTCGTCACCTTTGGCGGCACAGTGAAGCAGTACCAGGCTGAGATTGATCCCCAAAGGCTCTTGCAGTTTAACGTGACGCTTCCGCAGGTGCTTAATGCCATTGCCGCCAGCAACGCCAACGTGGGCGGCAATTATCTCGCTCTTGGCAGTCAAAATGTTAACGTGCGCGGCATCGGCTTGCTTCAAGAGCCTGACCAAATGAAGAGGGTCCTTGTCGCCGAGCACAACGGCGTCCCGGTTTACCTGAGCGACGTTGCCGACATTCGCGAAGGCCACCAGCCCCCGCTTGGGCGCGTGGGGGTCGACAGGAATTCCAATGAGGTGGAGGGAATCGTTTATCTGGATCGTGGAGAGCCATCGCTTCCTGCTCTTCGCGCTTTGCGCCAGAAGATCGCCGGGCTGAATGGCGGCCTGCTCCCCCGCGGGATGAAGATTCGGACGCTTTACGACCGCACCACCCTCATCCACATCACCACCCGTACGGTGAAGCATCTGGTTCTGATGGGTTTGGTCTTTGTGACGGCAATTCTCCTGGTGTTACTGGGAGACAACCACATGGCCCTGGTCACGGCAATGACCATTCCCTTCGCACTCCTGTTTGCATTTGCCCTGATGGTGCTGACAGGAAACTCCGCCAACCTGATCTCCATCGGTGCCATCGACTTCGGGATTCTGGTAGATACGGCAGTGGTGGTCCTTGAAAACATTCACCGGCAGCTCCATGAAGCACCGGAAGCAAGTTCCCGTTTCGACGTGATTGCGTCAGCTACGGCTGATTCCGCACGGCCCGTGCTGTTTTCAACCCTGGTCATTCTTGTAGCTTTCATCCCTCTCTTCACCATGAAAGGTGTACCGGGAAAAATTTTTTCGCCCATGTCCATCACTTACGGGTTTGCGCTGACTGGCGCGTTGCTTTTTGCCGTTTTCTTCGCCCCCGTGCTGGCCTCATTCCGCCGGGGAAAATCCGCACCGGGCACCGGGGATACACTTGTTGTGAAATGGGCCCGCCGGGGTTACTCTGGCGCGCTGCCGCTGGTTCTGAAGCGTCCCTGGGTTGTACTGGCTTGCGCAGGCGTGCTGCTCGGCATTACGGTCATCCTTCTTCCGTCGGTCGGCGGAGAATTCATGCCGAAACTCGAAGAGGGAAACCTCTGGATCCGGGCCACGCTTCCTCAAGATGTTTCCTTCGAATACGGGGCCAAAATGGCGAACCAGATTCGAACCATCCTGATGAGTTTTCCCGAGGTCATGAACGCTGTGTCGCAGGAAGGACGGCCCAATGATGGCACGGACGTCACCACATTCAACAATCTGGAGTTTTACGTTCCCCTCAAGCCGGAAAGCCAGTGGCCGCACGGCGTGGGTAAGCCGGCACTGATCCGTCAAGTCAACGAACGGTTAAGCAGTATTCCAGGCGTGGTCTTTAATTTTTCTCAGAACATCGAGGACAATGTTGAAGAGGCAATGTCCGGCGTTAAAGGTGAAAATTCTCTTAAGCTCTTTGGCAACGATATTCAAATCCTCGCTGCGAAAGCTCAGGAAATCCGGGACATCATGGCCAAGGTTCGCGGCGTCACCGATCTGGCTGTGCTTCCGGAGTTGGGGCAGCCGGATCTCGTCATACGGATCGACCGTACGGCGTGCGCCCGTTACGGGCTAATGGCTTCCGACGTTAACGCGGTGGTGCAGGCGGCAATTGGCGGCCAGTCGGTGACTCAAATTCTCGAAGGCGATCAGCGGTTTGATTTCGTTGTCAGGTTCCTTCCGCAATTCCGCCAGAATCCTGAAGTCATCCGGCAAATCCTTTTGCCTACGGCAGACGGCGGGCGTGTCCCGCTTGGGCAAGTCGCGTATGTGGGGCTCCGCGAGGGGGCCTTCATGATTTACCGCGAAAATGGCCAGCGATACGTTCCCATCAAATTTAGTATTCGCGGTCGCGCCCTCACTGATGCCATGGGCGATTTGCAGCAGCAGTTGAAAAAGGCACATCTGCCCCAAGGCTACCATTATGAGTGGGCAGGCGAGTACCAGAGCCTGAAGACGGAGCAGCACCGACTGGCGATCATTGTCCCAATCAGCCTGCTTTTGATTCTCGCTCTTCTCTATGCGCTCTTCAATTCCTGGTGTGATGCGCTGATTGTTATGGTCATCCTGCCCTTTGGGGCGATTGGCGGAGTTTTCAGCCTGCTGTTCACCCACACACCTTTCAGTGTCTCTGCAGCGGTGGGCTTCACCTCGGCGCTTGGCGTTGGAACGCTCGGCGGATGCGTTTTCCTCTCGGGAATCCGGCTCGCGGTGAAATCCGGTGGTTTATCCCCGGATGCCATCTTTAAGGGTGCTTTAACAGAAATGCGCCCAATCCTGATGGCCTGCCTGGCAGCAGGATTGGGCCTGCTGCCTGCCGCAATTTCCAGCGGGATTGGAGCACAGGCGCAGCAGCCTCTGGCCCGAGTCGTCGTTGGCGCCATGATCACCACAACGCTCGCCATCCTGCTTCTAATACCAGTGCTCGTAAGCCTCACGGGCTCTTTCTCCCCTGGGGAATTTGCGAAGAACGACTGAGCGCCAGGCAGGGGGCAGGCCCGACACCGCCGCTGAGATCGGTCTTACATGCTTCCACCCTTTGTGAGAGCAGTTGGCGTTGACGGGAAAAATAGATGCTGTCCGCCGCAGCTAGTTCTTCACATTCTTCCGCCAGCCCAGGCTGTCGGGCGCTCCGGTGGGGTGAACGAACCAGCGCATCGGTTTCGAGCTGCAACCATTGCCTTCGGTAAAGGTTGTGACCCGGCCGCCTTTCGCTTCGAGTTCTGCTTTATAGCAGTCGCCCAGCGAATCAGTGAAGGAAAAGGTCTGGGAGCTGGTCTGGTTCCGATTGCCGGAAAGCCCAACATGTCCAGCGTTGAAATTAAAGTTCACCTCATCCGTCGCGTCGCGCGTGTTGTCCACGCCGGCTGTGTAGGGCGCGAGTCCGCCCTCCTGCTGCTCGATGCGCTTGTTGTAAGTCTGGTGAAGATGGACCGTCTGGCTGCGGCTGTGGCCGGAGGCGGAACGGCGCAGCACGTTCGAGTTGAGCGAGTAGTTAAGCGATCGCGTAAACGCTCGCCGGGTGGAACCCGAGTCGATGCTGGTGGTCGAGCTCGAGACGCGGCCCGACTGCTCCGTGACGTGCCGTGTGGACTGCGCATCAACGACGGAGAACATCTGGTTGTTATTAAAGATGAGGCTTTGCTCCACGCGGGTTTCAATTCGTCCTGCAGCCGTGTTGACGTAACCTTCAATCATGTAACTCTGGTCCGCCCGCGTTGCCACGTTGCCATTCACCTTGCTGGGGTCGGGGCCCAGCGTGCTGGTAATAGCAGGCTCAAGCGACGCGCCCTTCAGCGTGTTGCGAGTGACGGCGCCTCCGGTGTGCTCGGACTTTGCGTCGCGATAGACCAGCAGTGCCGCGCCCACCGAAAAGTAGTGGTTCGATCCCAGTACGCGCACCGCGATTGAATGCTCCTCGCCGTCGCTCACCAGGCCGGCGAATGGGGTAAGGTCGAGCCGATAGGGAATGAAGTTCAGGGTCTGCACTCCAGGGGTGGGCCGCCACAAATACGGATCGATGCCGCCCGTATAAACCCACGGGAAAATCGGTGCGAGCCCCGCTGGTTGGCCGTCCACCAGCACTTCAACCTCCCGGTAGCTGCCGCCACTACAGGCGCGCGGACGCCTGGGCGCGCCCTGGTAACCCCGCCGCATGGCGAAGGCCATGGTTTCCTGAATGTATTTGTCGGGCAGGCAGGTGTACCAGAACTCGTCATGAAATTGGCTTTGCGCAAACTCGTCCAGGTAGATTCGCTCAGTGTTGCGCGGAAATTTGATCTTGCGCTCGAGCTGGTCGTCGCCGGTTTGCAGGTTTGACGGTTCGTTTGTTGAATTCAGCGCGTAGACGGCATCAGGCGTGCGGGGCGCGGGATGAGTTTTGTCGGCAGGATAGAACAGGATCCGCGCGCTAGCGTGGATAACGCTCGTCCGCGTGGTATCAATCCAGTTGTTGATAAGCGCCGAGCCCTGGCCGGGCGAGCGTAGCAGGCTGGAATAGTCTGTAAGGTCGCGCTCGATCCGCCAACTGGGCCCCAGGTCGGGCGAAGGTTCCTGCGTGGTGCCGAAGTAGATGCTGACGCCGTCGAGCCAGATCGAGGCTGTCCGGTCATACTGGTGGCCCGGGTCAACAGAGAAATCTGCCTGAAGCAATACCTTGGCCCATCGCCCGCTGCATTTTGCAGGAGGCTGATAATTGAACGTGTGCGGCACAGAATCCATGCGCGTGTTCTCGCCGGCCGGCCCGAAATCTTCTCTGGGGAACAACTGCACGGTGCAGGGTTTGGTAGCCGGCACTGGGAGAGCCGGATCAGCGATTGAAACATTCTGCGAGCCGATGGAGGGCTTGCTATGAGCATAAAGTGCGCGGCCCAGAGGCAAAATGATTACCGTAGCGGTCAGCCACATGACGGCCAGCCTGCCATAAGAACTCTGAAACATGCGATAAGCTCCCTTCTGCGGTGACTGCAGAGAGCTACTGTTCCGCAGGCCTTCGTAAATATCTGTACAAAGAGAACGTTTGCCCTCAGACTGTGAATTCATTTCGATTGGACAACTGCAGCCGGAGCTGTCCATTCAAACATGCGGTGCGGGCCGCGTCCAGAAGAAACTGCTGCCGCGCCTCGAATCAATTAACGCGTAAATTAATATTCCTGTATTCTGATTCCTGATGTATACGAAGGAACACCTTGTGCCCGAGGGCGATGCTGAAGAGAAGGTCCGCGAGAAACCCCTTCATCGCTTCCATCCGGACCCAGCCCGGGTGTTCGGGCGATTTCACCTCTCGCCAGAAAAACTTTTAAGAGTCTTCCGCGCCTTCTTCAGGGCCGTTTGGCTCGTTGCGTCAATGCGGCGGGGAATTTCCTCGCAGGAGAATTCATGCATCGGGTCACAGGAAACAACATTGCAGCCGCGCGTTCGCATTCCGAAGTTGGAGCTGGCCGGCCCGCCGACGCAATCAAGAATGCGTAAAGAAGGATCACCTTCCGTGAGGCCAAACATGCGGATGAATTCCTCGAGCGAACGGCCGCAGGGCACAACCCGCTCCAAGTTGATGCCTGCCTGTTCCATCCGACAGATGCCTCCGGGTGCGAGTTCATCATTAAATCTCAATGCTTCCGGACGAACGACCAAGGAGGTTTGCTCATGCCGATGGGAGTATTCAATGCAGGATGTCTGATGGCTGCAAGATCATTCCGGACTGTGATTGCTCTGCTCTTTGCCGCGATCTTTATTGCTTGTGCCCTGCCATTGCCCCTGGCCAGCGCCGCTGGAGATGAGCGGGATGTCCACCAGATTTTCACCAAAATGGATGTGATGATTCCCATGCGCGACGGCATGCGCCTGCACACGGAAATCTACGCCCCTAGAGACACTGCGATGCCTCTTCCATTCATATTTGAGCGCACGCCTTACGGCCTGAATGACGATGACCAGGGATACAGCCGAAAACTGAGCGGTTATGAGGACCTCATCCGCGAAGGCTACATCTTTGTGTTCCAGGACATTCGCGGGCGGTACAAATCCGAGGGGAAATTCGTAATGATGCGCCCTCCGCGCGACCGTAGCGATCCCAACGCGATTGACGAAAGCACGGACACCTACGACACGATCGACTGGCTGCTGAAACACGTGCCCAATAACAATGGGCGCGTGGGCATTCTGGGCATCTCCTACGGCGGATGGCTCACCGCCATGGCGCTGATTGACCCGCACCCGGCGCTCAAGGCCGTCTCCGAACAGGCTTCGCCCGCCGACATGTTCCTGGGCGACGACTTCCACCACAACGGGGCGTTCCGGTTAAGCTACGGGTTCTTCTACGCCGCCATGATGGAAACGGGGAAGACCAACTTCCATTTCAACTTTGATCGCCACGATGTCTACGAGTGGTATCTGCTGAATCTCGGTCCTCTTTCGAACGCCAATGCCAAATACCTCCACGACGCGATCCCAACATGGAACGACTACGTCGCGCATCCCAATTACGACGCGTTCTGGCAGAAGCAGTCCGTAATACCTTATGTCGCGAAGCTTAAGCTGACGGTCCCAAATCTGAACGTGACCGGCTGGTGGGACCAGGAAGATTTCTACGGCGCTGTCACCATTTATGAGGCACTCGAGAAGCACGACACAAACCACCTGAATTTTCTGGTGGCAGGCCCCTGGAACCATGGTGGCTGGTCCAATGGCGCTGGGCGGACGCTGGGTCCCATTGATTTTGACAGCGACACCAGCCAGTACTTCCGTGAGAAAGTGGAGGCCCCGTGGTTCGCGCACTGGCTGAAGGACAAAGGTCCCCTGCCTTTCAAAGAGGCGCTGACTTTTCAGACCGGTTCCAACCAGTGGCAGGCCTACGACCAATGGCCGCCCAGGCAAAACATCACCAGCCGCAAACTGTACGTCCACGCAGGGAGAGGTTTGTCTTTTGATCCGCCGGATGCCGGGGATGAAAAACCAGGTTACGACAGCTACATCTCCGATCCTGCGAATCCGGTCCCCTATCGTGCCCGTCCGATGGACCCCACTTACCCCTGCGGCGACTGGTGCACCTGGCTGTTGCAAGACCAGCGGTTTGCAAGCTACCGTCCTGACACGCTCACCTGGGAGAGCAAACCGCTCACGGAAGACGTTTCCGTCGCGGGAGACATTGTGGCTCACTTGTACGTCTCCACCACGGGCTCCGACAGCGACTACGTCGCGAAGCTGATCGATGTCTATCCTGAAGACTATCCGAAGGATCCTAAGCTGGGCGGGTATCAACTGATGATCGCCAATGACGTCTTCCGGGCGCGCTTCCGTAACAGCTTTGTCCACCCGGAACCCATGAAGCCCAACCATGTGACGCCCATTACCATCGATCTCCACACCAACAACCACCGCTTTATGAAAGGCCACCGCATCATGGTGCAGGTGGAGAGCACCTGGTTCCCGGTGATCGACCGGAACCCTCAGACCTGGGTCCCCAATATCTTCAAGGTCACTGCGGCTGATTTCCAGAAAGCCACCGAGCGCGTCTACCACACCAGCCGCTACCCGACTCACATTGTTGTTCCGGTGGCTGGGCCGTGAGGGAGCGCCGCGGCGCGCCCTGCCGTCGGCCCGCCTTCCGACTGAGGTGGGGATCGGACGAAGGGCCATGCAATGCTCCGAAGCACAATATCCAGCATCGGAAACATCTGCCCTGCAGAAGGCTAAATGCCATCTTCGTGACTCGATGAGGTGTTTGTTCTGGTCGGAGGGGCCGAGGGCAATCACAAACGCACTCACGGGAGTGTGAGAGTCAAAGACACCTGGCTCCTCCGGGAATGGTGCCACTTTGTCACACGTTGTCAATAACTGTCAAATAAATTTCGGTAAAAGTTGCTACCGGCGTTGTAAAGACGCTCCGCGACTACTTTTCTTTGTGGGCAATCGACACGAGTTGCTCTCTTCCAGCAGAACGTCTCCATGAAAAGCGGCTAGGAGTTCGAGGATGTGCCATCCCTCTTGTACTCTAACCTGGCGGATGGCAATCTCCGCCAGGCCGGCGAAGCGATATTAAGCCAGATGGCAGGTGAATCAGTCGCCGGTCATTCAGGCGCCGGGCTTGACCTCAATCGAATCGCTTCCCGCCAGCGTGACGCGCAAAACTCGGCGCGTGCCTGAAAGAGATTGGAACAGCGGGCAAAAGCCCAGCTGCGGCTTCAAGCTGATAGGATATTTTGGCTCAGTGAAAGCTGAGTGCTGACCGCTGGAAGTTCTAATCCTCGCGCGCAGGGCAAGCGGCGGCTAGGAGGGTTGTGTTTCCCATGGGGATGAAAAGCGCGGAGCCATAAAGGCCATGCGGGCCCCCGGAAGGCCGCTGAAGAGATATCTCTCAACCAGAGGCGGTGTTTCAAGGCCGTCGACTTCGGCGATTATCGTCAGCATCCTTCCCGTCATGCTGGACTGGATTTTACCAACCCCGTAAACACCGCCTCTGGGCGTCCCCCCAGAATACCTCATATCAAGAATAACGGCGTCGTACTGCTCGCGCTCGGCGATGGCAGCCAAGGCGCGGCCCCCTCCATCCTCAGGATTCTCAATAGCGAGGCTTCTCACGAGATAAAAGAGGTTTCGGATGGACACATCATCAGTCAGGACCAGGAGGTCGCGCTGCAGAGGTGAAGAAGCCATAAAAGATTCCTTTCAAGACCAGTTTGGACCTGGGATTGAAAGCCGGCCCAGGTAGAGGAGCCGGCGGTCAATCTCCTCCCGCCAGCTCCCGAATGACAGAGGCCGGCGACCTCGATGCAGCTTCTTGCCCGTGGGGAGCCCGCTGCATCACGATAACAAAATCGGACATCCTCTTTCGCGGCGCCCACCCAGCGTTCAAATCCCCTCCCTACTGCACCGGAACCCATTCTATGTCTATGGCTCATACACATCAATGTAACTTTAGTACTAATACTGCCTGAGGGATACAGAACATTTGAAATCGACTGGCTAGTTACTTTTTGCTTCCTCTCTGGCTGCCAGGGAAAGCTGCAGAAGGCAAGAAAAAGTCACACTATAAACATGAAACTTAAGTTACGTGGAACTTCCCGCCTGGAACGTTTCCTAGCGATGTCTAATCAGCCAAAGGAGCGCTCCAGGGGGTGCTTTGAGCGTGTATCACTCCGACACGTCAGGAGCGTTCGAACCGTTGACCGTGACAATCAGCGACTTTCCCACGCGTCCGACCCGGGCATCACCGATGCCACGCACTTCCCCCGCCACCTTCAGGCCCCGACGGCGCACGTCAAGTACGATCGTACGAAACGGTTTTTCATTCAGCGATGCAAGCAAGCTCCCACCGCTCTAAGTCGGCGTATCTCCACGATCAATATTCTTCAGCAGACAGATAAAGTTGCAGATGGACAGCACGCCATTGATCACCAGGACTTTTCGATGCAGTGATACGGCAGCCGTGTTAAACATCCCTCAAACTCGATCCGGGTTCAGGGTCTAATATAGGCCTAAACGGCGGCAAACGAAGTGACGACCACCCTCTCGCCCAGGGAGTTCGCAAAATATTGGAGGATGGAAGCCAGCCTCAACACGGTTTCACGCTCCCTGAAATTGAATACATGCCTGATGGCCAGGCTGGAGAGCGTGAGGCGAAAATAGAGGCCCAGGAGCCTCTCGGCACGTGCGAGACCCCGCCGCGAGGGATCACTGTTTTTCAACAGATATTGCAGGGTGAAGAAATCGCACTTGAGTGCGAAGCAGGTCTGCGCGTAATTGAGCCGGCTTTTGGAAGCAGCGGAATCGCGCAGTTGCGGATA
Proteins encoded in this region:
- a CDS encoding efflux RND transporter permease subunit; this translates as MHTLVRNLLRYRALVLLGLAAWLAAGAYFLLRLDIEAYPDPTPPLVEFITQNPSWSAEEMEQQVTIPIETALFGIPHLLYVRSISLFGLSDVKLYFSYGTDFFRDRQEAFDRLQGLTLPDNLSPQWSPWSPVGEIYRYFLDGPGYSLNELTATQDWYVRRQLKQVPGIIDVVTFGGTVKQYQAEIDPQRLLQFNVTLPQVLNAIAASNANVGGNYLALGSQNVNVRGIGLLQEPDQMKRVLVAEHNGVPVYLSDVADIREGHQPPLGRVGVDRNSNEVEGIVYLDRGEPSLPALRALRQKIAGLNGGLLPRGMKIRTLYDRTTLIHITTRTVKHLVLMGLVFVTAILLVLLGDNHMALVTAMTIPFALLFAFALMVLTGNSANLISIGAIDFGILVDTAVVVLENIHRQLHEAPEASSRFDVIASATADSARPVLFSTLVILVAFIPLFTMKGVPGKIFSPMSITYGFALTGALLFAVFFAPVLASFRRGKSAPGTGDTLVVKWARRGYSGALPLVLKRPWVVLACAGVLLGITVILLPSVGGEFMPKLEEGNLWIRATLPQDVSFEYGAKMANQIRTILMSFPEVMNAVSQEGRPNDGTDVTTFNNLEFYVPLKPESQWPHGVGKPALIRQVNERLSSIPGVVFNFSQNIEDNVEEAMSGVKGENSLKLFGNDIQILAAKAQEIRDIMAKVRGVTDLAVLPELGQPDLVIRIDRTACARYGLMASDVNAVVQAAIGGQSVTQILEGDQRFDFVVRFLPQFRQNPEVIRQILLPTADGGRVPLGQVAYVGLREGAFMIYRENGQRYVPIKFSIRGRALTDAMGDLQQQLKKAHLPQGYHYEWAGEYQSLKTEQHRLAIIVPISLLLILALLYALFNSWCDALIVMVILPFGAIGGVFSLLFTHTPFSVSAAVGFTSALGVGTLGGCVFLSGIRLAVKSGGLSPDAIFKGALTEMRPILMACLAAGLGLLPAAISSGIGAQAQQPLARVVVGAMITTTLAILLLIPVLVSLTGSFSPGEFAKND
- a CDS encoding efflux RND transporter periplasmic adaptor subunit, which encodes MSNLKRAWTVRHTALFIILALSIGLAGCSSDTPQQHTRAESDAPPGNQFILPPNSQGVVTAVVKPGTLPEYLEIPAHIAPDPTRVVRVYSPVGGRLVAFKVTPGAWVNKGETLAILDSSDVSTDVAAFTKAKADLELKRTALERASDLYGHKAIALKDLQQAQADFAMSQAELQNAQRQLRILGVNPDSNSGQVRVAAPRSGVVLEISATAGEYSKSLDSSQPLCVLADLGTVWVVGDLLEKDLSYVKTGDPATLTLVAYPEKTWRGRVSLISSTVDPITRTLHLRVALKNEGGRLRPDMFGTLKLLRSTHVGFAVPATAVVREGDSNYIYVQQAPGRYAPQAVTLGGPTGDGQVEILSGLKPSETIVIEGAVLLRTATP
- a CDS encoding class I SAM-dependent methyltransferase, with translation MQHTAPVGCVHAWPAGLSMSLIRKEIEQHYSEVQESERLSSGVGELERLRTEEILAAHLPPPPAVIYDVGGAAGVYAFPLAKRGYTVHLVDPVDLHLEQARALASSSGVALASINLGDALLLGAPALTADAVLLFGPLYHLVDRSERIEALREAFRILKPGGVMFAAAISRFASLIDGSVEGFLQDPEFREIVAADLASGQHRNPTGNPAYFTTSYFHRPEELETEVAEAGFQNARALAVEGPVWSAARFNKAWKDETQRKTLLEFLAIVEQEPSIRGASAHLVAVAERPKLRGPE